In a genomic window of Hyphomicrobiales bacterium:
- a CDS encoding iron-sulfur cluster insertion protein ErpA, which produces MDTTLPVTVTERAMKRIAKILSAEPDGTMLRVSVEGGGCSGFQYKYDLVQDREDDDLAISDDGATVLIDSVSVQYLDGSQIDFVNDLMGQSFQITNPNATASCGCGTSFSI; this is translated from the coding sequence ATGGACACCACCCTCCCCGTCACCGTGACCGAACGCGCCATGAAGCGCATCGCCAAGATCCTTTCCGCCGAGCCGGACGGAACCATGCTGCGCGTCAGCGTCGAGGGCGGCGGCTGCTCCGGTTTCCAGTACAAATACGATCTGGTGCAGGACCGCGAGGACGACGATCTGGCGATCTCGGACGACGGCGCGACCGTGCTGATCGACTCCGTTTCGGTGCAGTATCTCGACGGGTCGCAGATCGACTTCGTCAATGATCTGATGGGCCAGTCGTTCCAGATCACCAATCCGAACGCCACCGCGTCGTGCGGCTGCGGCACCAGCTTCTCGATCTGA
- a CDS encoding exopolysaccharide biosynthesis protein encodes MLISKAFWISLCVGAGLLAGILPGSAFDGTASDVTPVEAFKTGTKAYFAGDKKTALDALSFAAENGHPLAQWKLGRMYQNGDGVPEDDLKAYEYFRSIADAHADESPNSPEAPFVASAFVALGSYYVTGINDTAVKPNLDRAREIFSFAASYFGDAEAQYNLGRMYLEGSGGDRNPRQAARWLHAAAKKGHHRAQALLGKMLVEGEDMKARTVAGLKWLIVARTCSDATKDQWINESLEQSFALADEKQRRKAANLAERWMATTVGCY; translated from the coding sequence ATGCTGATCAGTAAGGCGTTTTGGATCAGTCTCTGCGTAGGGGCCGGCCTGCTTGCCGGAATCCTGCCGGGCTCGGCGTTTGACGGTACCGCGTCGGACGTCACGCCGGTTGAGGCGTTCAAGACCGGAACGAAGGCGTATTTCGCCGGCGACAAGAAGACCGCGCTCGACGCGCTCAGCTTCGCCGCCGAAAACGGCCATCCGCTCGCCCAGTGGAAGCTGGGGCGGATGTACCAGAACGGTGACGGCGTTCCCGAAGACGACCTCAAGGCCTATGAATATTTCCGCAGCATCGCGGATGCGCATGCCGACGAGTCGCCGAACTCGCCGGAGGCGCCGTTTGTCGCCAGCGCCTTCGTCGCGCTCGGCTCGTACTATGTCACCGGCATCAACGATACCGCCGTCAAGCCGAACCTCGACCGCGCGCGAGAAATCTTCTCCTTCGCCGCGTCCTATTTCGGCGACGCCGAGGCGCAGTACAATCTTGGCCGCATGTATCTGGAAGGCAGCGGCGGCGACCGCAATCCGCGCCAGGCCGCGCGCTGGCTGCATGCCGCCGCCAAGAAGGGCCACCATCGCGCACAGGCGCTGCTCGGCAAGATGCTGGTCGAGGGCGAGGACATGAAGGCCCGCACGGTTGCCGGCCTGAAATGGCTGATCGTCGCGCGCACCTGCAGCGACGCGACCAAGGACCAGTGGATCAACGAGTCGCTGGAACAGTCCTTCGCGCTCGCCGACGAGAAACAGCGCCGCAAGGCCGCCAACCTCGCCGAGAGATGGATGGCCACCACCGTCGGCTGCTATTGA
- a CDS encoding deoxyguanosinetriphosphate triphosphohydrolase: MSTRIFPAYPHAPYAADAARSRGRLFAERESLSRTAFQRDRDRVVHSTAFRRLKHKTQVFVYHEGDHYRTRLTHSLEVAQIARTLARLLGLDEDLAEALALAHDLGHTPFGHEGEDTLHACMADYGGFDHNAQSLRIVTRLERRYAEFDGLNLTWETLEGLVKHNGPLTDGDGKPIGRYAETGLPHAFAAYLPFQDLELSTWPSAEAQAAAIADDIAYNAHDIDDGLRAGLFTVDDLAEVPLVGKIVKKLFERYPGLERPRLVHETTRALIGRFVEDVREEANRRLDEAQPASAHDVRRMGRALVTFSDAMTAKEKGIKTFLFAHMYRHPDVLAVRAEVSRVMRDLFAYFFADVEHLPAEWRYGLEDAPKDRLARRVCDYIAGMTDRFALEEHRRLFDDTPELR, encoded by the coding sequence ATGTCGACGCGCATCTTTCCGGCTTATCCGCACGCGCCCTATGCGGCCGATGCCGCGCGCAGCCGTGGCCGGCTATTTGCCGAGCGCGAGAGCCTGTCGCGCACTGCCTTCCAGCGCGACCGCGACCGGGTGGTGCATTCGACCGCCTTTCGCCGGCTGAAACACAAGACGCAGGTCTTCGTCTATCACGAGGGCGATCACTACCGCACCCGCCTGACCCACTCGCTGGAAGTGGCCCAGATCGCCCGCACCCTGGCGCGCCTGCTGGGACTTGATGAGGATCTCGCCGAGGCGCTGGCGCTCGCTCATGATCTCGGTCACACGCCGTTCGGCCATGAGGGCGAGGACACGCTGCACGCCTGCATGGCCGACTATGGCGGTTTCGACCACAACGCCCAGTCGCTGCGCATCGTCACCCGGCTCGAACGCCGCTATGCCGAGTTCGATGGTCTGAACCTGACCTGGGAAACGCTCGAAGGCCTCGTGAAGCACAACGGCCCGCTGACCGACGGCGACGGCAAGCCGATCGGCCGCTATGCCGAAACCGGCCTGCCGCACGCCTTTGCCGCCTATCTGCCGTTCCAGGATCTGGAACTGTCGACCTGGCCGAGCGCGGAGGCGCAGGCAGCCGCGATCGCCGACGACATCGCCTACAACGCACATGACATCGATGATGGCCTGCGCGCCGGCCTGTTCACCGTCGACGACCTCGCTGAAGTGCCGCTGGTCGGCAAAATCGTGAAAAAGCTGTTCGAGCGCTATCCGGGGCTGGAGCGTCCGCGCCTCGTGCATGAGACGACCCGCGCGCTGATCGGCCGTTTCGTAGAGGACGTGCGCGAAGAAGCGAACCGCCGGCTGGACGAGGCCCAGCCGGCTTCGGCCCACGATGTGCGGCGCATGGGGCGGGCGCTGGTGACGTTTTCCGATGCTATGACCGCAAAGGAAAAGGGCATCAAGACCTTCCTGTTCGCCCATATGTACCGCCACCCGGACGTGCTTGCGGTGCGCGCCGAGGTTTCCCGCGTCATGCGCGACCTCTTCGCCTATTTCTTCGCCGATGTAGAGCACCTGCCGGCGGAGTGGCGCTATGGCCTCGAGGACGCGCCGAAGGACCGGCTGGCGCGCCGCGTCTGCGACTATATCGCCGGCATGACTGACCGTTTCGCGCTCGAGGAACACCGCCGTCTGTTTGACGATACGCCGGAATTGCGTTAG
- the ilvD gene encoding dihydroxy-acid dehydratase — protein MDAKTFDKAKLPSRHVTEGPHRAPHRSFYYAMGLSPEEIAQPFVGVASCWNEAAPCNISLMRQAQAVKKGVAAAHGTPREFCTITVTDGIAMGHQGMKSSLVSRDIIADSVELTMRGHCYDALVGLAGCDKSLPGMMMVMCRLNVPSVFIYGGSILPGTYRGKDVTVVDVFEAVGLHSVGRMSDEDLLELESVACPSAGSCGGQFTANTMATVSEAIGLALPYSAGAPAPYEIRDRFCMAAGEQVMELIARNIRPRDIVTRQALENAATVVAASGGSTNAALHLPAIANECGIDFDIFDVAEVFKRTPYIADLKPGGKYVAKDMFEAGGIPVLMKTLLDNGFLHGDCLTVTGRTIAENLEKVQWNDAQDVIYKASAPITPTGGVVGLKGNLAPEGAIVKVAGMKVRQFSGPARCFDSEEECFEAVSNRQYNEGDVLVIRYEGPKGGPGMREMLSTTAALYGQGMGDKVALITDGRFSGATRGFCIGHVGPEAAVGGPIGLIRDGDIIEIDADAGTLDVKLSEEDLAKRKTEWQPRETDYTTGVIWKYAQIVGPAMKGAVTHPGGAAEKVCYADQ, from the coding sequence ATGGACGCAAAGACGTTTGACAAAGCGAAATTGCCCAGCCGGCATGTGACCGAGGGGCCGCACCGTGCGCCGCATCGCTCGTTCTATTACGCGATGGGCCTCAGTCCGGAAGAGATCGCGCAGCCCTTTGTCGGCGTCGCCTCGTGCTGGAACGAAGCCGCGCCGTGCAACATTTCGCTGATGCGTCAGGCGCAGGCCGTCAAGAAGGGCGTCGCCGCTGCGCACGGCACGCCGCGCGAATTCTGCACCATCACCGTCACCGACGGCATTGCCATGGGCCACCAGGGCATGAAGTCGTCGCTGGTGTCGCGCGACATCATCGCCGACTCCGTCGAGCTGACCATGCGCGGCCATTGCTACGACGCGCTCGTCGGCCTGGCCGGTTGCGACAAGTCGCTGCCGGGCATGATGATGGTCATGTGCCGTCTCAATGTTCCCTCGGTCTTCATCTATGGCGGTTCGATCCTGCCGGGCACCTATCGCGGCAAGGACGTCACCGTCGTCGACGTGTTCGAGGCCGTCGGCCTGCATTCGGTCGGCCGCATGAGCGACGAGGACCTGCTGGAACTGGAATCCGTCGCCTGTCCGTCGGCCGGCTCCTGCGGCGGCCAGTTCACCGCCAACACAATGGCGACCGTCTCCGAGGCGATCGGCCTTGCGCTGCCGTATTCGGCCGGCGCGCCGGCGCCTTACGAAATCCGCGACCGGTTCTGCATGGCTGCCGGCGAGCAGGTGATGGAGCTGATCGCGCGCAATATCCGCCCGCGCGACATCGTTACCCGTCAGGCGCTGGAAAATGCCGCGACCGTGGTCGCCGCCTCGGGTGGCTCGACCAACGCCGCGCTGCACCTGCCGGCGATCGCAAATGAATGCGGCATCGACTTCGACATCTTCGACGTCGCCGAGGTCTTCAAGCGGACCCCTTACATCGCCGACCTCAAGCCGGGCGGCAAATACGTCGCCAAGGATATGTTCGAGGCCGGTGGCATTCCGGTGCTGATGAAGACGCTTCTCGACAACGGATTCCTCCATGGCGACTGTTTGACGGTGACCGGCCGCACAATTGCCGAAAATTTGGAGAAGGTTCAGTGGAACGACGCGCAGGACGTGATCTACAAGGCCTCGGCCCCGATCACACCGACCGGCGGCGTCGTCGGACTGAAGGGCAATCTGGCGCCTGAAGGCGCGATCGTGAAGGTCGCCGGTATGAAGGTTCGCCAGTTCAGCGGGCCCGCCCGCTGCTTCGACTCCGAGGAAGAGTGCTTCGAGGCGGTGTCCAACCGCCAGTACAACGAGGGTGATGTCCTCGTCATTCGCTATGAGGGCCCCAAGGGCGGCCCCGGCATGCGCGAGATGCTGTCGACCACCGCGGCGCTTTACGGCCAGGGCATGGGCGACAAGGTCGCGCTGATCACCGATGGCCGGTTCTCGGGCGCGACCCGCGGTTTCTGCATCGGCCATGTCGGCCCGGAAGCCGCCGTCGGCGGCCCGATCGGGCTCATCAGGGATGGCGATATCATCGAGATCGATGCCGACGCCGGCACGCTCGACGTCAAGCTGAGCGAGGAAGACCTCGCGAAGCGCAAGACCGAGTGGCAGCCGCGCGAAACGGATTATACGACGGGCGTGATCTGGAAATATGCCCAGATCGTCGGCCCGGCCATGAAAGGGGCCGTGACGCACCCCGGCGGTGCGGCGGAAAAAGTGTGCTATGCTGATCAGTAA
- the xth gene encoding exodeoxyribonuclease III, producing the protein MQIATWNVNGIKARIPNVLAWLEEASPDVACLQEIKSVDEGFPAMEIEALGYNVATHGQKGFNGVAILSKLPFDEVNARLPGDDSDEQARFLEAVISTERGALRVVSLYLPNGNPVDSEKFPYKLGWMERLHTWAEERLALEEPFVLAGDYNVIPQPDDAKRPEVWEGDALYRPESRQAFRRLCNLGLTDALRATTDEAGLYTFWDYQAGAWIKNDGIRIDHLLLSPLAADRLKGVAIDKHVRGWEKPSDHVPIKVDLDFG; encoded by the coding sequence GTGCAGATTGCGACCTGGAACGTCAACGGCATCAAGGCGCGCATCCCCAATGTGCTTGCCTGGCTTGAGGAAGCCTCGCCGGACGTTGCCTGCCTGCAGGAGATCAAGTCCGTCGACGAGGGTTTCCCGGCGATGGAGATCGAGGCGCTCGGCTACAATGTCGCGACGCACGGCCAGAAGGGTTTCAACGGCGTCGCGATCCTTTCCAAGCTGCCGTTCGACGAGGTCAATGCGCGCCTTCCCGGCGACGACAGCGACGAACAGGCGCGTTTCCTCGAGGCCGTGATCTCGACCGAGCGCGGCGCGCTGCGCGTCGTCTCGCTCTATCTTCCGAACGGCAATCCGGTCGACAGCGAGAAATTCCCCTACAAGCTTGGCTGGATGGAGCGGCTGCACACTTGGGCCGAGGAGCGGCTGGCGCTGGAAGAACCCTTCGTGCTCGCCGGCGACTACAACGTCATCCCGCAGCCGGACGACGCCAAGCGGCCGGAAGTCTGGGAGGGCGATGCGCTCTACCGTCCCGAGAGCCGGCAGGCCTTTCGCCGGCTGTGCAATCTCGGCCTGACCGACGCGCTGCGCGCGACCACCGACGAGGCCGGGCTCTACACCTTCTGGGACTATCAGGCCGGCGCCTGGATCAAGAATGACGGCATCCGCATCGACCACCTTTTGCTGTCACCGCTGGCGGCCGATCGCCTGAAGGGCGTCGCCATCGACAAACACGTGCGCGGCTGGGAAAAGCCGTCCGATCACGTGCCGATCAAGGTCGATCTCGATTTCGGGTAG